A segment of the Ipomoea triloba cultivar NCNSP0323 chromosome 1, ASM357664v1 genome:
TCGGATTGTGACATCATTTTCAGATGATTCATCATCTTGCAGTGGTTGGTTTTGTCTCAACTTGCCTGATCTTGGGGATAAGTGTTTAGATGATTGTTTGATTCCCAAGCCAAAAGAGGACTTCAGATCATTCCTTGCATGAGACACCTTCTTCTTAACTTCCAGGTACTTAGAAATTGCCTGAGAATAAGTGCAAAAAGGGCAGTAAAACCCTCCTGCCTTATCTAGGATGGGAACAGAGCCCAAACAGCTATCATGGACCACTACTGGACAGGTTTCAGAACTACAAACCAACAGTTTGCCATCTTTATTACACTTCACACAAAGATTTAGCTCTTTAGAGTCAGCAGTTGCAAATGAATCTTGACTATTTGTGCATTGTGAGCTCAAGAAAGCACTCTTCTTTTTAGCTATTTCAATCTTCTCTTCGTGATAACCATCGGTATCACTACAGGACTCTGCTTCAGGATTATGCTCAATGTTATCTCTGACTTCATTAGTGGGTCCACCTTTTGATGAATCCTGAGAAAGATAAAGCTGAAACTTCACTTCAGCTTCATTGGAAAGAGAATCCAGTTGTATTAAATGTTGCGTAAAgccattttcatttcttaatacATCATGAGCAGTCTCTTTGCTGGCTGCACCGAcacaaatattttgaaaactGTTGGTATCCTCCTTAGCATTTGTTCCTTGAGGGACATCGGTGTCACTATGATGAAGTTGCACAGCATGCCTATTGTCACAACTCTTTCTGAGGTTTTCTAGAGCAGTATGCATGTTGTTATAGTCCTTTGGAGGTTTGGTTGCTAGTAAGTCCCCAGCTGTTGATTCCTTTTCAAAACTGTACCCTTCTTTTTCAATGTCTTGTGCAATATGTTCACCAATTTTATCAACAAGACAAATTACATCCTGTTTGTGTTTCTTGGTGCCCTCAGTACAAGGATAACAAGCATTCTCAGCCATAGTTTGCTCAACAGTGCACTTCCCTCCTTGAATATCAGCTGAAGAAGCAGGCTTGCTCCTCTTGGCAGGTAGAAGGTTCTTAGCAGGTAAAATTTTGCACTGACTGTGCCCATTACCTTGGCTGGAAGAGACCAAGTTTTCATTTGGTGTAGGAGGAATTATAGCACCCTCTTCATGTGTCTCTTTAGTGTCCTTAATACAAATATCATTTGCATATTGATTCCCAGTTGACAAGTTTTCAATTGGTGCAAGAGGTTTCCTAGCACTATTTTCTTGTATCTCTCTATCTGCAGAGATAATATTTTCAGATTGATTCCAGGATGGCATTCCACTTCTTTCCTTTAATGGTGCAAAACAAGGATGGCTGCCTTCAACAAACTTTTCCTTAAGCTGCTTGTAATGAAAGAAAGTACCAGCCATCTTTTTAAAAACACAATATCTCAATTGAAGATACAAACCAGATAAACTAACCTTACCTGTAGCGAAGTACATTCTGGCAAGCGAGACCTTTTATGCATGACAAATGATTGAACATCCCATTCCAGCATCTCAGGTCCAGCCATTTTCAAGTCCGATATGGGTATCTGATTGTATTATCACCATTACTTTACTTAGCACAATGCAAAAGTATAAAAGCTCATCTCCAATTCTTAAGCAAGCACATTATAAAACTGGAAAAATCAAGACATCCAGTGATTCAGATGCTGTTTATCTATCCAGTGAAATTTAATACCTCTTCTAATATCTGTTTAAGGACATCTTCACACCTGATTTTAGGATGTGCTTCAGATGTTGTGTCATCACTATTCCaaattttcttaacaaataatttCTCCAAAATCCTCAAGGAGACCAGTCCCTTTGCACTCTTCCCAATATTGTCTGAAATTTCATAAGTCCTCATAACCAAATCTGCATTGCATAAAACATGAATGTCAAAACTCAAACCATCTACAGAGAAACATTTAACaaaaaagtgaaacaaaatTCAAGCATCACACCAGTTAGTAGACATGTATCTATGCTTTTGGAGCTTGCAAGTGCTTCAATAACAGTTAGAGCATTCTATAATTTCAGTTAAATAAGTTAAATAAACGTTCAATTAAAGGTTAATCAAATTAACCATTTGTACATTAATCTCAGCCTCAAATAACAATATGTGATGTATATACCACCTTTTGACAGAATGATGAAAGACGAGTTAATTCAGATATCATTACAAGAATCCATGTCACGAAATtgcaaacaagcaaaatttccAGTTTCCaggataaaatttgtaaatgaaATTATAAGTCAAAACTTGGCTAAGCAATTGTCAACAAACTCTATCAAAGATACACATGAAATGAACACCATCATGAACAAAACAAGTTTACCTGAAATTGCTATACTAGGAGCTCAATTCACATATCTATAGGAGACCTAATCAACATTTAGTTCAAATGAGATAAACATTAGGATACAAAATATTTAGTTCGAACTTCATGAATGTTCAGCTCAAAGTTCAaactctataaaaaaaaaaaaattaaaaattaaaaataaaacggCTCACAGTCTCAGAGCTAATGATATAATGTGCAGCTTAGCAGAATCGTGACAATGAATGCATTTCTTACAAGCAAACTAACCAGAAATCATGAACATAAATAAGAAGGCTTAGCAATTAGCAGAACCTTAACAACGATCACATTTCCTTACGCATTGCAAGTTTTCAATCGTAAAGCAGCCATTTCtaagcaaagaagaagaagaagaagaagaagaagtcatCAAGCAGAACTGATAATCAGAACCTTCATTCCATCATTCCTTACATAGACTCACTCTTACGATCTCAAAACTAAAATTCGGCATGAAATCGATTTAGACAATGAATTATACGAGAGAATTGTAGGATAGGAATTTACCAGATAAAGTAGTTCGCGACATCATACTACAGCGATTGAGTCAcctttgatttttgttttgctCCCTTTTTACGGTTGGGGCGAAATCGATATACATGATAAAAATAAACGTATACTATAGAAAACTGAAAAGGATATTATGGAGGGAATTGTGAGGGTTGAAGTGTGAACTTTCAAAAATAACATGAAATTTTTATATGTTGAGGGTCCAAAAGTcttgattttttcaaataattttttttaaaaaatatgaaatcgaattgatttataaatatttaaaatatttgcaACATATGCCATGGTTTGCATACCTTTGAGTCTTCTAAATGGCCTAACTTGTTATGCAATATGTTGAGCTAACGGTATTCATattcaaatgtacattttatatGTGTTGTTAAGATATTTGCATAATAGGCCCTTGCTAAAATGGTTAGTCTATtaatcaattttggcttatttgaccattattagctatttgacttagtttaacaaaaacaatataagtgtttggttaatcaactttttgtaactccaaaatgctaaaattcaaaaagttattcaaataactttttcaattagcttttttaaaaaataaattatatcaaatagttATTtgctaataactaatttaccaaaggCAAATATGACCTATATGCATTTAAAGTTATTTTCATAtcaaattgtaataatataatagataaaatacattttgtataatttaataaaattaaactcatcatttcaaatttgttaagttacaaaatgtaattattttaaatatcatattggtaccaaattgtaataatataatagataaaatacattttgtataatttaataaaattaaactcatcatttcaaatttgttaagttacaaaatgtaattattttaaatatcatattggtaccaaattgtaataatataatagataaaatacattttgtataatttaataaaattaaactcatcatttcaaatttgttaagttacaaaatgtaattattttaaatatcatattggtaccaaattgtaataatataatagataaaatacattttgtataatttaataaaattaaactcatcatttcaaatttgttaagttacaaaatgtaattattttaaatatcatattggtaccaaattgtaataatataatagataaaatacattttgtataatttaataaaattaaactcatcatttcaaatttgttaagttacaaaatgtaattattttaaatatcatattggtaccaaattgtaataatataatagataaaatacattttgtataatttaataaaattaaactcatcatttcaaatttgttaagttacaaaatgtaattattttaaatatcatattggtaccaaattgtaataatataatagataaaatacattttgtataatttaataaaattaaactcatcatttcaaatttgttaagttacaaaatgtaattattttaaatatcatattggtaccaaattgtaataatataatagataaaatacattttgtataatttaataaaattaaactcatcatttcaaatttgttaagttacaaaatgtaattattttaaatatcatattggtaccaaattgtaataatataatagataaaatacattttgtataatttaataaaattaaactcatcatttcaaatttgttaagttacaaaatgtaattattttaaatatcatattggtaccaaattgtaataatataatagataaaatacattttgtataatttaataaaattaaactcatcatttcaaatttgttaagttacaaaatgtaattattttaaatatcatattggtaccaaattgtaataatataatagataaaatacattttgtataatttaataaaattaaactcatcatttcaaatttgttaagttacaaaatgtaattattttaaatatcatattggtaccaaattgtaataatataatagataaaatacattttgtataatttaataaaattaaactcatcatttcaaatttgttaagttacaaaatgtaattattttaaatatcatattggtaccaaattgtaataatataatagataaaatacattttgtataatttaataaaattaaactcatcatttcaaatttgttaagttacaaaatgtaattattttaaatatattggtACAATGGTACTATTGACATTGAACAATTTTTCATCCTACATTTTGATAAACATTATTTTGATGGAGAAAgaacaaacaaagaaattacCGGAGTATGTGACCAAGTTACTAATATGTACGGAGTATCTTTTAACCCGCCTTCATTTGCCAATACTTAGATTTATCAATAGTTATACAATGGATccgggtccacattgcaaggtgaacccagatccacagaataatttgcctatatataataaaacattGAAAATAAGGGTCGTATTTCAGAAACAGAAGATGAATTGGATTTGTATGATACAAATACAATGGAAGTACAAAACCATTAACCATCAGAGTCTTAGGTAAGTGAATAAAGATGGAACAAGATCTACGACAGCCCACCCGAGGCCAGTATATTGAAGGAGTCGAATGCCTGTATCGACATCAAACGAGTCCTGTTGGGAGAAAAAGAACAATTTTTGCAGATAACCTGCGGCTGGCTTTGTTTCGTCCGACTTCTTGGTGATGGCAGAGCTGCTTAGTCCCGGGACGTAGCTGGTTGATCTTACCGGGATGCTCAGGGCGTTGGCGAGCATGGGCAGCATCCATTTCGCGAGAGCCTTGCTGCAGAACTTCACTAGGAGTATCGTTGGTATTCCTACTAGCATTCTACCGACAAATGCAGGGATCGGGAGCTCAGTAAAGACCTTTGGAACATCTTCATGGTGAAACTGATGGTAAGTTTGCTGGATTCCAGCTACCTGGCAAACAATTTTTGTAGTCGGGATTAACATGCGATTCCAACAGCATTAATAACGTGCTCAtaaaactcaagaaagtggattatatTGATAATTGGAAAGTAAAGCTCTTCACTTTGAAGCGGAGAGGTAGAGCAAGAAATAATCGAAGAGCATATACTTACAATTCCCAAAGCAACACCGTCGAAGGCTGTATGATATTCAAAACTTGGAGTAGGCTGCTCCGGTGTTGGATAGGCAAAGAGCAACAAGAAGCTTAGTGCGCTCCAAAAGGATGTAACTgcaaaaaggcaaaaaaaaacttaatgtaAAGGAATCACCAAAATTCATACGTAGCAATAGGAAAAGCTTATTAAGTACACATCATTTTTCTTGAAGTATCTTATATGTTTGCACATATGCTCTTCTATTGACATTTTGTATCCATAAATCATGCCAAATTTAACACTAAGAAAAGTTTATTCTATGCTCTTCTATAATATCCTATTGTACAAGGAAGTAAGAACCATGATCCTCTCAAACCAACTAAAAGAGTTTTCTGAGGCTTTCTTCAATCTAGTAACTAGTAATAATACTAGCCAAAAAAACTCATGTTTCTctcctataaatctataataatGCAATTATGCAAAGAACCATATCCTTCTCTGATATTGACTTAGtgtttcttttgagactttttctttttgggtacaTAAATTTGATGGCAGTACATGAAAACCAAAAGTAAAAGCAGTTCAGAAGGTatgaacttaaaaattaaaattagtggATGATGAACAGTATCCATACCATTTTGTCCTGAAACTACGAAATCGTCTATGTAATTGTGAACAGAGAGCCAAAATGCCAGGATTGCCAATCCAAAAGCTAGACCTCCAATAATGTCAATCAAGCTGTGCATCCCAAGGTATATTCTCcctaaaaatgaaacaaatttCAGCTGGAACTCTAAAGAATTGTAGCAAGCAAGAATCATATCAAAGACACGATACTTACCTAAGCCAATCAGGCCCACAAGTAAGCAAACAAGGGCAATTCCTGCTATCTCCGTGGAAAGATCTTCGTTCTTGGTGTGGGATAAGACATAGTGCAAAAGGTACCTGAGTTTCCAAAGAAAGAATAGGAGTACATTAAACGACATCCATAGCAAAACTAAGGGATGGCATAAAGCATTTCACGTTTCCACTCAAACAGATTGGCAGCATGACTAACAATTGAAcaattcatttcttttcttttttacccCATGTTCTTAGGTCGATACCACATCAGGCAATTTGATCTGTTCCTTTATTCTGAAGTTTTTATCCTGGCTCAAGACACTCAGCTTGACACTATATATTCCATTAAGTCACACAGAAATCGCATTGTCTAAGAAGTTTATAGGACCAAGTGTCAATAACGTGAAGCACTATGCCACAGAACTCATTTACCAAGAATATATGAACATCTAGCAAATCCTACAATCTTATTGGTACATCTGATAGGGAGAGGAGTTGAACATAAAATCT
Coding sequences within it:
- the LOC116000607 gene encoding lipid phosphate phosphatase delta, translating into MESVAGWQGLFLGGLASWVVISSIFNVTQKIRSLTQPWVSRQVVSGTPISLQIQKYQHGYLDGFFSALSCSVSVPFYTAFLPFLFWSGHCKLARQMTLLMAFCDYMGNCIKDVVSAPRPTSPPVRRITATEDEKENALEYGLPSSHTLNTLCLSGYLLHYVLSHTKNEDLSTEIAGIALVCLLVGLIGLGRIYLGMHSLIDIIGGLAFGLAILAFWLSVHNYIDDFVVSGQNVTSFWSALSFLLLFAYPTPEQPTPSFEYHTAFDGVALGIVAGIQQTYHQFHHEDVPKVFTELPIPAFVGRMLVGIPTILLVKFCSKALAKWMLPMLANALSIPVRSTSYVPGLSSSAITKKSDETKPAAGYLQKLFFFSQQDSFDVDTGIRLLQYTGLGWAVVDLVPSLFTYLRL
- the LOC116002142 gene encoding uncharacterized protein LOC116002142; its protein translation is MAGPEMLEWDVQSFVMHKRSRLPECTSLQLKEKFVEGSHPCFAPLKERSGMPSWNQSENIISADREIQENSARKPLAPIENLSTGNQYANDICIKDTKETHEEGAIIPPTPNENLVSSSQGNGHSQCKILPAKNLLPAKRSKPASSADIQGGKCTVEQTMAENACYPCTEGTKKHKQDVICLVDKIGEHIAQDIEKEGYSFEKESTAGDLLATKPPKDYNNMHTALENLRKSCDNRHAVQLHHSDTDVPQGTNAKEDTNSFQNICVGAASKETAHDVLRNENGFTQHLIQLDSLSNEAEVKFQLYLSQDSSKGGPTNEVRDNIEHNPEAESCSDTDGYHEEKIEIAKKKSAFLSSQCTNSQDSFATADSKELNLCVKCNKDGKLLVCSSETCPVVVHDSCLGSVPILDKAGGFYCPFCTYSQAISKYLEVKKKVSHARNDLKSSFGLGIKQSSKHLSPRSGKLRQNQPLQDDESSENDVTIRNSSSNKVLYMVSRALPFFHL